The following proteins are co-located in the Athene noctua chromosome 16, bAthNoc1.hap1.1, whole genome shotgun sequence genome:
- the NOL4L gene encoding nucleolar protein 4-like isoform X2 gives MNDSTWISADQHLNSSLSPSQDESMRSPQNLHGHEDDDSSSESCSGNGSSTLNPSTSSSTQGDSAFPEMNGNGTAAPMDFTASADDQPINLCDKLAPAHVTPSYQSDSCSADGLRSRVKYAVKTTAESPPYSSGSYDSIKTEVSGCPEDLTVGRAPTADEDDDDHDDHEDNDKINDSEGMDPERLKAFNMFVRLFVDENLDRMVPISKQPKEKIQAIIESCSRQFPEFQERARKRIRTYLKSCRRMKKNGMEMTRPTPPHLTSAMAENILAAACESETRKAAKRMRLEIYQTSQDEPIALDKQHSRDSTAITHSSYSLPASSYSQDPVYINGSLNYSYRGYGSLGGSLQPPASLQTGNHSNGPTDLSMKGGASSTAPSNSTSRGMQAAQLSPTEISAVRQLIAGYRESAAFLLRSADELENLILQQN, from the exons ATGACTCCTCGTCAGAGAGCTGCAGCGGGAATGGCTCCTCCACCCTGAACCCCTCCACCTCCAGCAGCACGCAGGGCGACAGCGCCTTCCCCGAGATGAACGGCAATGGCACCGCGGCCCCCATGGACTTCACGGCCTCCGCCGACGACCAGCCCATCAACCTCTGCGACAAGCTGGCGCCTGCCCACGTCACCCCTTCCTACCAGTCGGACAGCTGCAGCGCCGACGGGCTGCGCAGCAGGGTCAAGTACGCCGTGAAGACCACGGCCGAG TCCCCTCCGTACAGCTCCGGCAGCTACGACTCCATCAAGACAGAGGTGAGCGGCTGCCCCGAGGACCTGACCGTGGGCAGGGCCCCCACGGCCGACGAGGATGATGATGACCACGACGACCACGAGGACAACGATAAGATAAATGACTCGGAGGGGATGGACCCGGAGAGGCTAAAAGCCTTCAAT ATGTTCGTGCGCCTTTTCGTGGATGAGAACCTGGACCGGATGGTTCCCATCTCCAAGCAGCCCAAGGAGAAGATCCAGGCCATCATCGAGTCCTGCAGCCGGCAGTTCCCCGAGTTCCAGGAGCGGGCGCGCAAGCGCATCCGCACCTACCTCAAGTCCTGCCGCCGCATGAAGAAGAACGGGATGGAGATG ACCAGGCCCACGCCGCCGCACCTGACCTCGGCCATGGCAGAGAACATCCTGGCCGCCGCCTGCGAGAGCGAAACGCGGAAAGCGGCCAAGAGGATGCGGCTGGAGATCTACCAGACCTCCCAG GACGAGCCGATCGCTCTAGACAAGCAGCACTCCAGAGACTCCACAGCCATCACCCACTCCTCCTACTCACTGCCAGCTTCATCTTACTCCCAAGACCCGGTCTACATCAATGGAAGCCTGAACTACAGCTACCGTGGCTACGGGTCCCTGGggggcagcctgcagccacccGCCTCGCTCCAGACGGGCAACCACAGTAACG GTCCGACCGATCTCAGCATGAAAGGTGGGGCCTCCAGCACGGCCCCCTCCAACAGCACCAGCAGGGGAATGCAggctgcccagctcagccccacgGAGATCAGCGCAGTGCGGCAGCTCATCGCCGGCTACCGAGAGTCGGCGGCGTTTCTGCTTCGATCCGCAGACGAACTGGAAAACCTCATTTTACAGCAGAACTGA